Below is a genomic region from Prosthecobacter vanneervenii.
GGCAGGAGGCGTGGTGCGTGGTTCCTATGACGGTCTGCCATTCACCCTAGGGGGTGGCTGCTGGATTATGGTGGTGCAACTGCCACTGGCGCTGGCCGTGGTGCTGGGAGGCGAGCTGGCAAAATCCACCCTAGCCTTGCTGGCGCTGCTGCCATCTGCGTTGGCCCTGATTCTACTGAGGTTCGCATGGCTTCGGATCAAAGTGCGAATGGTTTTTGGGCGCCCGTCTTTGCGACTCGGCAGCCTTCCGGTGAGGCCTGGCGCTGTGATGGCAGGCGAGCTGCTTTTTGAACGCAGTCTTTCTCCCGTGAGCGCGATCTCCGTGCGTGTGATGTGCCAGCGGCACATCACACGCGTAAGTGGCGACTCAAACAACACGGCCAAAGAAACGATCTGGGAGTGCACCAAGATGCTGTCTGCTGCGGAAGCAAGGCGGGAAGTGGGCGGCGGTTTTGCGCTGCCACTGCGCATTGATATTCCGAAGGGATTACCGTGTTCTGAACAGGGCGAAACCAGCATCGTCATGACCGAGGGGGAGCGGCATGTGTGGACGATGGAGGTCGGGAGCTCGAATGGAAGCAAGCTTGCCATGCTGCTGCTGCCGGTGTTTGCATCTCACAATGAGGTGCAGTCGGATGAGGCGGTGGCGGAAGCTCCCGTGGAAACGGTGACGCTGAGCCTGGAAGATCTGATGTCGAGACTCAAGGCGCGTGGAATCCAGTCTGGTTTTGATCAAGCCGGCCTGCCTCTCTTTATCGACTGTTCACAGGCGCGGAACAGGTCGACGGGGCTGTTTTTGCTTTTTTTTGGGAGTGTCTGGATGACGGCATTTTTGGTCATGAATGCCAATGGTGCGCCTCTCATTTTCCGGCTATTCTGGGGAATCACCTCACCGCTCATCCTGGGGGGAGCCTTGTGGTCATTGCTCCACAGGAGGCGTATTGAGTTCGATGCAGGCAGGCTGAACATCCTGAACAGCTTCGGGCCTTTTTATTCATGGAGGGAAAACTTTGAACCTCGACATATCACTGGTTTTGTTTACGACACCCATTTGCAGTCGGGCAGCCGGTTTTACTATCGCGTGAGGGCTGAGACCATTTTTGGTCAAAAAAAGACATTGGCAGACGGCATCACGGAATCCCTCACGGCCGAGACCCTCGTCCGGCATTTGGAGCAGTGGAGAAAACGTGGGTGATATGCGGAGGCTGGTGATGCTGCCGGCCTAGCCTCCATCCCGAAGGGCCACGGCTGGGTCGACGCGAGCTGCAAACCAGGAGGGGACCAGAGCGGCCATGAGGCAGAGGGCCACAGCGGTGGAGCAGATGGTCAGCAGGTCGGTGATGTCTGTGTGGGCGGGAATGCTGGAGAGGAAATAGATGTCTTGCGGGAAGATGTCGCGGCCGGTGAGGTTGGCGATCTGGTCGCGCAGCCAGTTGCGGATGCCGAGGAAGAAGAAGCCGCCGGCCAGGCCCGCCACGACGCCTACGAGGGCGACAATGCCTGCCTGGGAAACGAAGATGGCGATGATCTGCCAGGCACGGGTGCCGAGGGCGGTGAGAATGCCGATCTCCCGGCGTTTTTTCACAGTGACGGTGATGGTGGTGTTCATCACGCAGATGGCTGCGACGAGCATGATGAAGAGAAGGAGAAACCACATCATGGTGCGCTGGTTTTCGACAGATTCGAGCATCATGCCGTGCTCCTGCACCCAGGTGCGGTAGCCCCAGCCGTAGGGAACAGCGCCAGACTGGTAAACTTTGTCCATGATGCGTTCTGCGTTGTCGGGATCTTTGAGCTCCAGTTCGATGCCGCTGACCCTGCTTTCGAGATTGAAAAACTCCTGGGCGACGTGGAGCGGTACATAGCCGCGCTGCCCGGCGGTATCGGCGCGCAGGGTGGCGACGAGAGTGAGGTCTTTGGAAAGCACGGTGACGTTGTCGAGAGCCTCAGCGCGTTTCTTCTCCTCGGCGTCCTCAGGGATTTCGCGAACCTTGGTGATGAACTGGTTCACGCTGTCTGCCGCATGAACGACGAGGGTGTCTCCTACCTTGGCCCCGAGCTCGCGGGCAAATTTGTCACTGAGGATGAGGGAGTCGCCCTTGAGGTCGAAACGACCTTCCTTGATGTGCTTGGAGAGCTTGTTGAGAAGAGCGTTGTCTTTTTCGTCTGTGAGGCCGATGACGCTTACTCCTTGGAGGCTGCCAGCGTTTTCCACGACAACGACACCTTCTCCGACTGGTACGGCGGATTCGACTTCGGGAAGCTGGGCCAGGGCTTTACGCAGCTCTCTCCAGTCCACAGATTTGGGGCCGTCGGGCGCTCCTTCACGATTGCTGACCGGCTGCACCATGACGTGCGGCTCAAAGCCAATGAGCATCTGACGAAACTCGCGCTGCCAGCCGCTGAAAACGGACATGACAAACACCAGCACGCCGACACCGAGCATGACGCCAAGCATGGAAATTACGGTAATGACCGAGATGAACGAACGCGTGGGCCGCAGGTAACGCAGGGCGAGAAAGAGGGGGGCGTTGGTCATGGGGACGGAGAAAATGACGAATGAGTAAATCCGAATGACTAACAGCAGCTCAATGAGGGGAGATCACCGTAAGTTCCAGGTTTGTTCATGTTTAATCGCGGAGCGCGACAGCGGGGTCGACACGAGCGGCGAGCCAGGCGGGGGGCAGGGCGGCGAGGAGGCAGAGGGTGATGGAACCGAGACAGGTGACGGCAATGAACCAGGGCTCGATCTGAGCGGGAATGGTGGCAAGGAACATGCCAGAGTCCGCATTCGTGCTGCCACCGCTGAGTACTGCAATGCCCATGCGGATGTCGTCACGGAATCGGAGCACGAGGCCGCTCAAGACCAGCCCGAGCAGGGTGCCAAGGGTGCCGACAAAGGCGGCCTGGGAGACGAAAATTCCAATGATCTGGCCCTGGCGTGAACCCAATGCGGTGAGAACGCCGATTTCCCGCCGCTTCTGCGTGGTGACGGTGATGGTGGTGTTCATGACGGAAAAGGCAGCAACAACAGCGATGATGAGCAGCACGATCCACATCATGACACGCTCGTTGCTCATGGCGGCGAGGCGTGCATCGCCAGCGTCGGTCCACAAAGAAGCGCTCCATCCGGCAGGGATCAAACCGGCGGCGGTGAAGCGTGTGATCACGTCCTTCACTTCATCAGGCCGCTTGAGTTCGATAAGAACACCGCTGACCTGGTCTCCGAAGCCAAAAATCTGCTGTGCCGTTTCGAGTGTGACATAGCCATAAGCGCCAGCGGATTCTGTCCGGGTGGTGCCTTGCACTGAGATCTCCTTGGGATGCAGTTTGATCTGCTCATACGCGGCGTGGCGTTTGGTCTCGTCCTGCTCATCCGAGGCGATGCGGAAACGTTTGACTGCGCTGGTCACATTGCTGGAGGCATAGACACTGATGCGGTCGCCTGGGTGGGCATTGAGCTGTCCTGCCACGTAGTCTGCACAGACGAGGCCACCGGGGGTGAGGTCCAGAGAGCCTTCCAGCTTGTGCCTGGAGATTTTGGCCATGTAAAACTTGGCGCCGTCTTGAGGCAGGCCGAGCACGTCCATACCGGACTGCATGCCGTCGTGCTCGGCATACATGACGCTGCTGATGTAGCTGCTGGCGGCGAGCACTTCCGGCTGAGCGCGCACTTTGGCGAGGATCTCGGCGGTGGATCTGGCGTCGGCAGGTTTTTTATCCTGCGGGTGCAGGAGGATGTGCGGCTCGGAGCCGATGAGCACTTTGCGGAACTCGCCCTCAAAGCCTTTCATGACGGAGCTGACCACGATCATCATGAGGACACCGACAGCGACGCCGAGAATGGAGATGATGGTGATGACAGAGACAAACGAACGCCTGGCGCGCAGGTAGCGGCGGGCGAGGAAGAGGGTGGCGTTCGAGAGCATGCGAGGCGGCAACAAAGCGATGCCGGGGCTATTTCGCAACTGCCGTAATGCCAAAGAGTGGGAGCGATTTCTGCACAGACTGGTAAACGCCCCAGCCGAGCGGCACGGCGATCCACGTCCAGGCGATGAAGAGGGTGAGGGCTTTCATGGCAGATCAGGTTTTGGGGCTTTCGGGCAGGTGGTATTTGGGATTGACCGGACGGACGAGGAGATTGGAGATGAGGCCGATGGCGAGGAGTCCGACCATGAGGTGGAAAATGGAATTGTAGGCCTGCTCTGGCGGCATGGTTTTCTTGTTGGCCACGGAGAGGCGGTCCATGAGCTGCGGGCCGATGATGGCGGCCATGGACCAGGCGGTGATGAGGCGGCCGTGGATGGCCCCGACCTGATAGCTGCCGAAGAGATCGCGCAGATAGGCGGGGATGGTGGCAAAGCCACCGCCATACATCGTGAGGATGAGACCGGTGGCGATGACGAAGAGAGTCACACTGCCTCGGCCCTGGATGGCGGGTACGCTGGCATAGAGGGCGGCACCGAGAATGAAGTAGATGCAGTAGATGGCTTTGCGCCCGGTGAGGTCGGACATGGAGGACCAGAAGAACCTGCCACCCAGATTGCAGAGGGAGAGAAGGCCGACGTACCCCGCCGCAGCTGCTGGGGTGACTTTGAACATGTCTTGAATCATGGGGGAGGCCTGGCCGAGGATGCCGATACCGGCGCTCACGTTCATGCAGAGCACGACCCAGAGCAGCCAGAACTGAGGTGTCTTCCAGGCGGTATCCACGGAGACGCTGGCGGTGGTGACGAGCTTGGAAACATGCTGCTGAGGGACCCAGCCAGCAGGCTGCCAGCCGTCCGGTGGCACCCGCACGATCAGTGCGCCAAAGGACATGGATATGGCATACAGACCGGCCATCACCATGAGGGCCTCACCGGCACCGACGGAGGTGGGGCTGGCGAAGCGCTTCATCAGCTCCTCGGCCAGCGGGCCACCGATGAGCGCGCCGCCGCCAAAGCCCATGATGGCCATGCCCGTGGCCATGCCGGGGCGGTCTGGGAACCATTTCATCAACGTGGAAACTGGAGCGATGTAGCCGAGGCCCAGGCCTATGCCACCGATCAAGCCGTAGCCTGCATACAGCAGCCAGAGCTGGTGCCAGCGCACTGCCAGGGAGGTGAGCACCAGCCCGCTGCAAAAGCAGAGCATGCTGGCGAGCATGGTTTTACGCGGGCCGCTGCGCTCCACCCATTTGCCAAAAAACGCGGCGGAAAGACCGAGCAGGGCGAGTGCGATGGAATAGGCCACGCCGACATCGGCCTCGCTCCAGTCGCCCGTGACAGGGGCAGAAATGCCGAGAGCTCGGGCGAGCGGCTTTTTAAAAACGCTGAAGCCGTACACCTGCCCTATGCACATGTGAACAGCGATGGCGGCCGGAGGGACAAGCCAGCGATTGAAGCCGGGACTGGCGACAGTGGCTGCACGGGAGAGGAAGCTCATGGCTGGAGGTCGGTGGGAGGGCGTGAACCATTTTTTAGCCGTTTTGTCTCTGTGCAGACAAGCAAAGATTAATGGACGACAAGAAAGGAGCAGTCTCGGACGTTTCGACTCCTGCCCGGTGATTCCCATCGGGCTCAACATACTAACCAAGAAAACACGATGAAAACACTGTTCACCATCTGCGCTCTCTCCTTTGCCTCAGCCGCCATGGCTGCTGACAAATGCCCAATCAGCGGCAAGCCTGCTGATTCCAGCATCACCAGCACAGGAAAGGACGGCAAGACCGTCGCCTTCTGCTGCGAGAAGTGCAAAGCCAAGTTCGACGCCAAGAACAAGTAACCAGCCTGCACAGGCCTCCCCTGTGTATGCAGAAGCGGAACCAGGAGACTGGTTCCGCTTTTTTTGTTTCAGCGCCTGCGGCCTTCGACCTTGTTCTCGTAGGCTGTGAGCACGAAATCCCTGTCTCGGGCGCGCAGGAGGGCATCTTCAAGAGAGATGAAGCCGTAGGTGGCCAGATGACTGACGCTGTCGTCAATGGTGTGCATGCCTTCATTGGCGCCGATCTGGATCAGGCTGGGGAGCTGCTGCAGCCTGCGGGAGCGGATGCAGGAGGCGATGCCCTGATTGTTGACCATGATTTCCGAGGCCATCACCCGTCCATCCTGATCAAGGCGAGGCATCAAACTCTGACAGATCACGCCCTGGAGGCAGTTGGCCAGCTGAGAGGCGACGAAGTCCTGCTGATCCTCGGGGAAGGCATCCATCATGCGCAAGATGGTGGAGGGAGCGTCCTGCGTGTGGAGGGTGCTGATGACGAGGTGGCCGGTTTCGGCAGCGGTGAGGGCGGTGCGGATGGTCTCAAGGTCGCGCAGCTCGCTGATGATGATGACATTGGCATCCTGACGCAGAGCGCTGCGCAGAGCCTGGGCGAAGCCGTGGGTGTCCGTGCCCACCTGACGCTGACGCACGATGCTGCGGGAATGCTTGAAGACGTACTCTATCGGATCCTCGATGCTGATGATGCTGGCCTGTCGCTCGCGAGCGATGTGCTGCGTCATCGAGCTGAGGGTGGTGGTCTTGCCCGAGTTGCTGGTGCCGGTGACGAGGATCAAGCCGTTGCGCAATGTGCAGAGGCTTTCGACTGTCGGGCCATGGCCAAGGTCCCGGAGCTCTGGAATCTGGTCGGGGATGAAGCGATAGGATGCCTCGATCTGACCAAAGACGTAGCAGGCATTGCCACGGAAGCGTCCGAGGCTTTCCACCTGAATGGCAAAATCCAGCTCCCAATCCTGCTCCAGGGCGGCGCGCTGGGTTTCCTTCAAAGCGCCAAAGACGAGATCCCGAACATCATTGACGCCGAGAACCACGCTGGAGAGCGGCTGGAGCTTGCCGTAGATACGGCCCATGGGCGGGGCACCAACGCTGAGATGTAGGTCAGAGCCACCCCGGGTGGTGACCATGGAAAGATATTCGATGAGATCGTGGTCGTGCATATCAGGGGGCGGGGTAAATCATGAGATGCCGCGGACGGCACGGCGGAATTCGGCTTCGTTGCCCACGGCAGCAGCCGCTTCGGCTTCTGAGATGATGCCTGCCTGATAAGCGGCCACGGCTGAGTGCATGAAGGTGCGGGTGTTTGGGTCGCTGCCGCGGTTCATGTAGTCATTGACGTTTGCGAGAGTGCGCTTGGAAATCCAGTCACGAATGGCGCCGCCGTTTTCCATGTATTCCGGAAGCAGGATGAGCTTGCCTTGGACATTGGGAACAAGCTTCTGGCACAAGACTCCAATCATCTGGTGGGCGAGCATGTGCAGGCCCATGCTGAGCTGCTCCGCCGGGAAGAGGTTCACGAAACGCTCCATGGTTTCGGACACGTTGGCGGAATGCAGGGAGGCGAGGACGAGGTGACCGGTTTCGCAGGCCTGGAGTGCGGTGAGAGCCGTTTCGAGGTCGCGGATTTCTCCGACAAAGATGACGTCTGGTGCCTGGCGCATGGCGCTGCGCAGCCCACGAGCAAAGCTGGGGGTGTCTCGCCCGACCTCGCGCTGGGTGAAGAGGCAGCGGTTGTTGGTGAAAACGTACTCCACGGGGTCCTCAATGGTGACGACATGGCGGGCGATGTTTTCATTCATCCACTGCAGCAGCGCGGCCAGTGTGGTGGATTTTCCCTGTCCGGTGGCACCGGTGACCAGGATGAGGCCGTTTTGCTTCTGCGCCCAGCGCTGCAGCAGCCAGTCGGGCGCACCTAGGGAATGAAGAGGAGGAATGTCTGTGCGGATGCGGCGCAGAACGGCGGCCATGCGGCCAAGGACTTTGTGGAGATTGACACGAAAGCGGACGTGGCTTCGTGAGATGAGGCCGGAGTCGCGGTCTGTGTCTGTGAGGGTGTCTCCACCACAGGCCTGCCAAAGGCCGGCCATCTGGGGCAGCAGAATGGGGTCATCTCCAAAGATCATGAGCTGCTCGGCGATCTTCATGCGAGGCACCTCCCCCTCCTGCAAAAAAATGTCGCTGGCCTGATGGTCTTCAGCGGCCTGGAGGATGTCGTCGATCGTGATAGCCATGATTGTTGAGTAAAAGCTAGCGGGCGCAGCCCGTGTGCTCAAGCCTGCTCTGGAGCTTTTGTTACCGGAAAACCGCCTAGCTCTCCGTGGACTGCAGAAGCTGGTCGCAGTACCAAAGCATGCGTGGCAGGTGGAAGGGGCCCTTCCACATGTTTCCCTTCAACCGCACGGAGGGTGAGCCATCGCGGTGGAGGTAGCCAAACCACTCTCCGTGTTCAGGATCCGGGAAGTGGGCAAAGCTCCAGTCGTGCACCTGCTGGTGCCACTGTGCGTATTTCTGATCTCCGGTGATTTGCCAGGCGAGGTGAGTGGCGATGACGGCCTCATTGTGAGGCCACCAGAACTTCATGTCGTGCCAGTATTCCTGGACTGGTTTGTCAAAGACATCGCGGAAGTAGAAGATGCCACCATGCTCGGGATCCCAGCCGCGTCGCCACATGCAATCGAGTATCTGAAGGCCCAGCCGGATATAGCTTTTCTCGCCACGCCAGCGGCCCTCGTGCAGGATGAACCAGGCGCATTCGAGAGCATGGCCGGGATTCAGCGTGCGGCCATCGAAGTGGTCCATGATGGCGCCGTCTGGTGCCACGACCTCCATGAGCGCGCCGAGGTCTGGTTTGAAGAAGAACTGCTGAATCTCCAAAATGAAACGGTCTGCCCACTCGGAGCAGCTATGGCCAGAGATTTTGATGTCGCCAAGATTGACCCTGAGCTCCTGCGCTGTGGCGATACCGATCATCAGCGCGCCGATGCCCATGGTGGGGCGTGTGTTGGGCTCGATTTTGGGCAGCATCATGCCCTTCTCGAAGGAGTACTTCAAGTAGGTGGCAAAGTCCCGCTTTGCGCGCTCGGCGTAGCTTTCATCTCCGGTGGCCTTGGCGTAGGCGGCATGAGCGATGGCGGCAAAGGCCTCACTGAAAACATAGCGCCGCATGCGCAGCGGCCTGCC
It encodes:
- a CDS encoding DUF3592 domain-containing protein, whose product is MNQLGGGCAVLFGLPFILIGLAVGLYLYLPVMNSWWSARGWEEVPCRIESAELKTSRGSEGDATYQVEASYHYEFDRRSYHGDKVSFSGGSDNIGDFQQQVFKRLRECKDQNLPFRCFVNPSRPEQAVLFRDLRWGLALMMSIFPTVFPLAGFLVSVGGWLQARKARINYRLSVQNPDKPWLWKQEWAGGVVRGSYDGLPFTLGGGCWIMVVQLPLALAVVLGGELAKSTLALLALLPSALALILLRFAWLRIKVRMVFGRPSLRLGSLPVRPGAVMAGELLFERSLSPVSAISVRVMCQRHITRVSGDSNNTAKETIWECTKMLSAAEARREVGGGFALPLRIDIPKGLPCSEQGETSIVMTEGERHVWTMEVGSSNGSKLAMLLLPVFASHNEVQSDEAVAEAPVETVTLSLEDLMSRLKARGIQSGFDQAGLPLFIDCSQARNRSTGLFLLFFGSVWMTAFLVMNANGAPLIFRLFWGITSPLILGGALWSLLHRRRIEFDAGRLNILNSFGPFYSWRENFEPRHITGFVYDTHLQSGSRFYYRVRAETIFGQKKTLADGITESLTAETLVRHLEQWRKRG
- a CDS encoding ABC transporter permease, which codes for MTNAPLFLALRYLRPTRSFISVITVISMLGVMLGVGVLVFVMSVFSGWQREFRQMLIGFEPHVMVQPVSNREGAPDGPKSVDWRELRKALAQLPEVESAVPVGEGVVVVENAGSLQGVSVIGLTDEKDNALLNKLSKHIKEGRFDLKGDSLILSDKFARELGAKVGDTLVVHAADSVNQFITKVREIPEDAEEKKRAEALDNVTVLSKDLTLVATLRADTAGQRGYVPLHVAQEFFNLESRVSGIELELKDPDNAERIMDKVYQSGAVPYGWGYRTWVQEHGMMLESVENQRTMMWFLLLFIMLVAAICVMNTTITVTVKKRREIGILTALGTRAWQIIAIFVSQAGIVALVGVVAGLAGGFFFLGIRNWLRDQIANLTGRDIFPQDIYFLSSIPAHTDITDLLTICSTAVALCLMAALVPSWFAARVDPAVALRDGG
- a CDS encoding FtsX-like permease family protein encodes the protein MLSNATLFLARRYLRARRSFVSVITIISILGVAVGVLMMIVVSSVMKGFEGEFRKVLIGSEPHILLHPQDKKPADARSTAEILAKVRAQPEVLAASSYISSVMYAEHDGMQSGMDVLGLPQDGAKFYMAKISRHKLEGSLDLTPGGLVCADYVAGQLNAHPGDRISVYASSNVTSAVKRFRIASDEQDETKRHAAYEQIKLHPKEISVQGTTRTESAGAYGYVTLETAQQIFGFGDQVSGVLIELKRPDEVKDVITRFTAAGLIPAGWSASLWTDAGDARLAAMSNERVMMWIVLLIIAVVAAFSVMNTTITVTTQKRREIGVLTALGSRQGQIIGIFVSQAAFVGTLGTLLGLVLSGLVLRFRDDIRMGIAVLSGGSTNADSGMFLATIPAQIEPWFIAVTCLGSITLCLLAALPPAWLAARVDPAVALRD
- a CDS encoding MFS transporter small subunit; amino-acid sequence: MKALTLFIAWTWIAVPLGWGVYQSVQKSLPLFGITAVAK
- a CDS encoding L-lactate MFS transporter, encoding MSFLSRAATVASPGFNRWLVPPAAIAVHMCIGQVYGFSVFKKPLARALGISAPVTGDWSEADVGVAYSIALALLGLSAAFFGKWVERSGPRKTMLASMLCFCSGLVLTSLAVRWHQLWLLYAGYGLIGGIGLGLGYIAPVSTLMKWFPDRPGMATGMAIMGFGGGALIGGPLAEELMKRFASPTSVGAGEALMVMAGLYAISMSFGALIVRVPPDGWQPAGWVPQQHVSKLVTTASVSVDTAWKTPQFWLLWVVLCMNVSAGIGILGQASPMIQDMFKVTPAAAAGYVGLLSLCNLGGRFFWSSMSDLTGRKAIYCIYFILGAALYASVPAIQGRGSVTLFVIATGLILTMYGGGFATIPAYLRDLFGSYQVGAIHGRLITAWSMAAIIGPQLMDRLSVANKKTMPPEQAYNSIFHLMVGLLAIGLISNLLVRPVNPKYHLPESPKT
- a CDS encoding type IV pilus twitching motility protein PilT, which gives rise to MHDHDLIEYLSMVTTRGGSDLHLSVGAPPMGRIYGKLQPLSSVVLGVNDVRDLVFGALKETQRAALEQDWELDFAIQVESLGRFRGNACYVFGQIEASYRFIPDQIPELRDLGHGPTVESLCTLRNGLILVTGTSNSGKTTTLSSMTQHIARERQASIISIEDPIEYVFKHSRSIVRQRQVGTDTHGFAQALRSALRQDANVIIISELRDLETIRTALTAAETGHLVISTLHTQDAPSTILRMMDAFPEDQQDFVASQLANCLQGVICQSLMPRLDQDGRVMASEIMVNNQGIASCIRSRRLQQLPSLIQIGANEGMHTIDDSVSHLATYGFISLEDALLRARDRDFVLTAYENKVEGRRR
- a CDS encoding type IV pilus twitching motility protein PilT, whose protein sequence is MAITIDDILQAAEDHQASDIFLQEGEVPRMKIAEQLMIFGDDPILLPQMAGLWQACGGDTLTDTDRDSGLISRSHVRFRVNLHKVLGRMAAVLRRIRTDIPPLHSLGAPDWLLQRWAQKQNGLILVTGATGQGKSTTLAALLQWMNENIARHVVTIEDPVEYVFTNNRCLFTQREVGRDTPSFARGLRSAMRQAPDVIFVGEIRDLETALTALQACETGHLVLASLHSANVSETMERFVNLFPAEQLSMGLHMLAHQMIGVLCQKLVPNVQGKLILLPEYMENGGAIRDWISKRTLANVNDYMNRGSDPNTRTFMHSAVAAYQAGIISEAEAAAAVGNEAEFRRAVRGIS
- a CDS encoding AGE family epimerase/isomerase — its product is MTRTLADPAHRQTLKEFYHRTLLQDVMPFWMQHGMDREHDGIITSLDRDGSILDTDKSIWFQGRAAWMLSTLYNTVEKRRDWIDAAGSCLAFLEKHGYSTDGKLFFTVTREGRPLRMRRYVFSEAFAAIAHAAYAKATGDESYAERAKRDFATYLKYSFEKGMMLPKIEPNTRPTMGIGALMIGIATAQELRVNLGDIKISGHSCSEWADRFILEIQQFFFKPDLGALMEVVAPDGAIMDHFDGRTLNPGHALECAWFILHEGRWRGEKSYIRLGLQILDCMWRRGWDPEHGGIFYFRDVFDKPVQEYWHDMKFWWPHNEAVIATHLAWQITGDQKYAQWHQQVHDWSFAHFPDPEHGEWFGYLHRDGSPSVRLKGNMWKGPFHLPRMLWYCDQLLQSTES